From the Apis cerana isolate GH-2021 linkage group LG3, AcerK_1.0, whole genome shotgun sequence genome, one window contains:
- the LOC108004068 gene encoding large ribosomal subunit protein uL18 — MGFVKVVKNKQYFKRYQVKFRRRREGKTDYYARKRLTIQDKNKYNTPKYRLIVRLSKKYITCQVAYSRIEGDRIVCAAYSHELPKYGIKVGLTNYASAYCTGLLLARRLLKKLGLDTLYTGTTEVTGDEYNVEELDDEGPGAFRCYLDTGLMRTTTGARVFGAMKGAVDGGLNIPHSTKRFPGYDSESKSFNADVHRQHIFGQHVANYMKTLEEDDDEAFKRQFSQYIKNGITADSIENIYKSAHEAIRANPEHTKIIKEKISMKKRWNRAKLSLSERKNRVAQKKASFLKTLEEVEA, encoded by the exons ATG ggtTTTGTAaaagttgttaaaaataaacaatattttaaacgttaTCAAGTTAAATTCAGAAGGCGACGTGAGGGAAAAACTGATTATTATGCACGTAAACGATTAACtattcaagataaaaataaatataatactccTAAATATAGACTAATTGTACGTCTATCAAAGAAATACATTACTTGTCAG gttGCATATTCAAGAATTGAAGGAGATAGAATTGTATGTGCAGCATATAGTCATGAACTTCCAAAATATGGTATTAAAGTTGGTCTTACAAATTATGCTTCTGCATATTGTACAGGTCTTCTTTTAGCACGAAGA ttATTGAAAAAGTTAGGTCTAGATACCTTGTATACTGGAACAACTGAAGTAACTGGTGATGAATATAATGTTGAAGAATTAGATGATGAAGGCCCTGGAGCATTCAGATGTTATTTAGATACTGGTTTAATGCGTACAACTACTGGTGCTAGAGTTTTTGGCGCTATGAAAGGTGCTGTTGATGGTGGTTTAAATATTCCACATag taCCAAGAGGTTTCCTGGTTATGATAGTGAGTCCAAATCTTTTAATGCTGATGTTCATCGACAACATATTTTTGGACAACATGTtgcaaattatatgaaaacatTAGAAGAAGATGATGATGAAGCTTTCAAACGTCAATTTTcacaatacataaaaaatggtATTACAGCTGATAGT attgaaaatatttataagagtgCCCATGAAGCTATACGTGCAAATCCAGAACACACGaagattattaaagaaaaaatatctatgaaaAAGCGTTGGAATCGCGCCAAACTTTCTTTatcagaaagaaagaatcgtgTTGCTCAAAAGAAAGCTTCTTTTCTTAAGACATTAGAAGAAGTGGAAGCTTAG